The DNA segment TGTGGTTCTGGATCCCCAGaatacagaagtaaaaaaaagGGCAACATGTCTACTCTCCTGGAGTTTATAGTTTGGTGGAGGTATCACAtacaaataggaaataaataataggCTGTCAAGCAGTCAGATGGTGCTATTTCGAAGaacctctttgattttttttgttggtggtggtggtctgTAATCCAGCAAGCTCACTGTGATGATGGTCTTCCAACATTCGCAGTTTCCACCAGAAGGGGTTTTCCTTAGTGTTGGGTAAACCTTCCTTGGATGTCTGAGTGAGCTTTGCATGCCTTCTCATATTGGTGTCTGATTGTATAAAAGTAAGTCCtgtttttacaaatgagaaactgGGAAAGTGACTAGATCTTAGACCCTGACATCACATGCTTCagtttgtgtgtatggtgtgggAATTTCTGTTACTTCTTTTCAGGTGTGATCCTGAGAGACTCACACGGTGTTGCACAAGTACGTTTTGTGACAGGCAATAAAATCTTGAGGATTCTTAAGTCCAAAGGACTTGCTCCTGATCTTCCTGAGGATCTCTACCATTTAATTAAGAAAGCTGTTGCTGTTCGAAAGCATCTTGAAAGGAACAGAAAGGTAAGAGAACAGAACTGTACTACTGTATTTCAGTAAAACACAGTCTATCTGATTTGAATTATCTAAGATGATTTAGGGCACAAACAATGTACAAGGTAGTTGgttgaaataaaaattcttccagAGCGAGGCTCCCTAGATGCAACACATTCAGTTGGTTGAAAATGTTGAGGTGTTTATTTTCAGCTTGTTAAGTCTTCTATTTCAAAGCTTTAAATTCCTTTAGGGACTTAATCTAGTCACAGGAACCCTAGCCTCTGATTCTGTTAAGGGGCACTGGCTTACTTTTCATTAAAGTGCATGGGGTCTAAACACTCTGCTGTTAAAATAATGTTAGTTATTCGTGGTTTACCTgaattctgcccatttttatttttaggataaaGATGCTAAATTCCGTCTGATTCTGATTGAGAGCCGTATTCACCGGTTGGCTCGATATTATAAGACCAAACGAGTCCTTCCCCCAAATTGGAAATAGTAAGTATGAGCCCTTTTTgttaaaaagaacaggagttgGCTAGATACTGAATATATTAAACATAGTAAAAGGTCCGGCAGCATTTTAGACTGAAGCTATATGGTCAACTACGCTTTGTCATTGTAGCAAGAAAACAGCGGTAGACAAAAACTGGTGGGCAGGTGTGGCTGGTTCCATTGAAACTTTATTTAGAAAGACCAGCAAAGGGTCTAGTTCTGTAATCTACTGATTCAGAACACAAACAGGCCTTTTTAATCAATCTTAGGTTCGTTCTTAGGTCTACTCCCAGGTGTTTGTGTTGTATGAATTTTTGCATCGATTGCTCACTATGATGATTGATTTCCAAACATTCGCAGTTTCCACCAGAAAGGTTTTTCTTTATGTTGGCCAGTTCTTCCTTGGATGTCTGAGTGAGCATCTTCATTATGCTTGAGCTCAATGAACTGATTAAGGAACTGATCAGTtaggtgtattttattttatatatccgGGGTTTATTTTAGCTGTTAGGAAATTGCTCCATTAGTTTCGGGAGATTCTGTGAATGAATATGAGGGACTTCTGTTAATTCagttcttcttccctttcctttttttcttttcagcgaGTCATCCACAGCCTCTGCCCTGGTTGCATAAACTTGTTGGTTTTatgcaaaacaataaaatcattgTTTAATTAGAAGtatgttttgtatttctttccttaaaaattgTGTTCATCTTTTTCGATGTTAAAGTGTTTTAGCATAATTAGGATTGTGTGATTTCACAGGCAGCAATAAGATAGCATCCATCCATTGCATCCCTTCACTGCTCAACTAGTTGAGCAGTTTATAGTTTCAAAAGTAGTTGATGTTCACAAGGCTGGGCCCAGTGGGTGTTGGTAGAGACTAAAGTAATGGTTTATTCTGATCTACTGCAATGAttcttggcacatggagttcccaggccagggatcagatcccagctgcagctgcagcaccagattctttgcactgtgctgggccagggatcgaacctgcatcctgacacAGTGGATtcactgctgatcccactgcaccacaaaggagcTCTTGGTTTATTGTTTTGATGTCATGATAAAGATGTTTCTcagtaattttaatgtattagaGGTAGATCTATGATGTTATCCATAGTGTGTGTGGAGGAGGGCATCTTTAGTTTGGAGGGAACTTGAAAGCAGTATTTGATCCAGTCTTGTGGGTGAGGgtgaagatgaggaagaaaggctTTAGGGAATGCAAAGAACTATCTGAGATGAGCTCCACTTCCTGACCCTTGCAATGTTTGGGCAAGTTAAAATTTACTTAGCTGGGTGTTGTCAGaatgtttcatttaattcttaaaaccaAATGAGGTACATGGGTAATCCTGTGTGAGAGGCAAGTCTTGAAAACTGGATTGAGTTCAAGGATGTAGGACCAGTAAGTGATAAACATGTCTGGCTGGTTTATTCCTTCAGGATTTGGAAATTTCAAGCAAGCCATGTGGCGGTACCACCTTTTTCTAAGGGTTTATCACTTGAGTAAGTGTTTAATAATAAACTTTACCCAAAGCAGTAATCAGAACTGGTTGAAATCATAGGCAAAGtcctttgttcttgctttttttgggtggggggacACCTTCGTTGTATCaagagtcccaggctagaggtcacatcggagctgtcgCTACtggccatgccacagcaacgtaggatctgagccatgtctgggacctgcaccacagctcatggcaacaccggatccttaacccactgagcaaggctgggaatcgaacctacatcctcatggatgctagtccttaacccctgagccacgacaggaactccagagttccTTATGAGACCAATGTAGCATTAATACCCTGGGGGATGCTGGGCTCTGGAGGCGTAGCTCcaccctcatttcctttttttgtgtgtgctttttagggccacacctacggcacatggacattcccaggctagtggtctaatcggaggtacatctgccggcctgtgccacaggcacagtaacgtgggatctgagctgagtctgcagcctgtgtacaccacagctcatggcaatgctgaatacttaacccgctgatggaggccagggattgaacccaaaatctcgtggttcctagtcagatttgtttcgctgcgccatgatgggaacctcacacaggtttttttgtttggtgcaatacagcatgtggaagttcctcgtCAGGAATTGAATCTCAGCTGCTGCAGTCgcattcttagcccactgtgccacagcaggaactcccatatattttatattttgtaaaactACCTTTCAAATGTGTATTGATAAGTACTCAAAAAGTGTATGagaatgtctttttttgggggaactacacatgtggcatatggaagttcccaggctaggggataaattgtagctgcagctgctggcctacaccgcagccacagcgatgccagatctgagccatgtctgtgacctacaccatagcacacagcaacaccagatccttaacctactgagagaggccagggatggaacttgcatcctcatggatactaatcagatttgttaccactgagccacgacaggaactccaagaatgtcatttctttacatcctttgaaaattttttatacTTATGTTAAGACAGGCAATaatattctgcttttttatttttctttttagggctacacctgtggcacatagaagttcccaggctagaggttgaatcagagctatagcctccggcctacaccacagcaacaaggatctgagccacatctgcagactacaccacaactcacagcaatgctggatctccaacctgctgatcgaggctggggatcaaacccatatcctcatgggtactagtcggattcattcctgctgcgccacaatgggaactccatgatattcTGCTTTACCTCTTTGATGACTTATGAATATCTTTAGTTTACTTTTGGTGAATTGCCTACTTATGCCCTATTCCAGTTTCTCTTCTGGGACATTGTTATTAACCTTTCAtctgttacaaatattttccccaattcTCTGTcttggtgttcctgtcgtggctcagtggttaacgaggcACGACattatgaggacgtgggttcaatccctgaccttgctcagtgggttaaggatccagcattgctgcaaggtgaactgtggtgtagttctcagacacagcttggatcccgtgttgctgtggcataggccagcaactgcagctcctgttagacacctagcctggcaacttccatatgccacaagtgcggccctaaaaagacaaacaagccaattctctgtcttttgatcttatttatggtatttttgctATAGAAGTTTGAAG comes from the Phacochoerus africanus isolate WHEZ1 chromosome 4, ROS_Pafr_v1, whole genome shotgun sequence genome and includes:
- the RPS13 gene encoding 40S ribosomal protein S13, producing the protein MGRMHAPGKGLSQSALPYRRSVPTWLKLTSDDVKEQIYKLAKKGLTPSQIGVILRDSHGVAQVRFVTGNKILRILKSKGLAPDLPEDLYHLIKKAVAVRKHLERNRKDKDAKFRLILIESRIHRLARYYKTKRVLPPNWKYESSTASALVA